TTTGTACTAAAAACTTTCATAGAAACTTTTCTGAGTTCCTGTTTCCATGTAATGTTTTCTGTAATCATACTCTAATAACAATACAACTTTGCCTGTGGCATCTCGTTCTTCATAAACACTAGGGGCGCCTGATTCAAGGTATTTGTATGTCTTTTCGCCTGTTGCTTTGCCATCAGCGCCGATATTCTTCACTGTTGACTGCACGTTATTTAAATAAGTATAGTCTTCATGAGCTGAATATTTTTTACCTGCATTGTCTGTTCCGGATATGATCACCTGCTTGATGGTGTGATCATCATTATAAGAATACTGCTTCGATTCTTGTTTTACAGATGCATTCGCTGCCGGTTTATAGGTATCTTTGCGTTTGATCAACAAACCGTTGGCGTCATAGTTATACCGGCTGAGTGAACCGGCACTTGTACCAAAGTATTTTTTCTCGGAAATGATCCTTTTGTTTTTATCAAAACCGGTAACCGTTTTCTCCTGAAGAACCAGAGAATGATTTTTACCCGGAATCAGCTTCTCGAGCAAAATCTCATTTCCATCCGGACTATAGCTGTGTTTTATTATATAAAGCAGGCTATCGTGTGAATTATAGCATTCCTCACTAAATAGCTTATGATCCTTGAAAAAGCGGAAAACGTAATTCGAAATTTGTCCGGTTTTATCATCATAGTTAACCTCCCTGAAAAAAACATCATCCGGAGAAATGAACTGTTGTTTAATAGTTGTATAGCCGGTAGTCTTACCTTCGGCATTTAAAATATGCTTATTGGTGATGTTGATTCTGATGGTGTCAGCTGCCATGCCCTTAAATACAGAAAGGATCAGTAAGGCAGCAGGTAAATAAAATTTCAACTTGTGTACCATAAATGTGACAGTTAAGTTATTTCTTATTACCGGTACAATGGATGGCAATCAGCTCATCTGCGGCTTTATACCCCAGTGATTTTGCCCTTTGTAAATCCTCGCAGCCCTCAGTCAATTTATTCAGGTTAATTTCTGAAACAGCCCGAAGATAATAGGCGATTGCATAATTTTTATTCAGTTCAATGGCCTTTGTATAGTCAATGACTGCCTCCTGGTGTCTTCCCAGGTTACCTTTTGAAACACCCCTGTTAAACCATGCTTCGGTGTATTGTGGATTCAGGGCAATTGCTTTATCATATAAAGGAATTGATCCCTTGTAATCCTGTTTCATTGAGCTTACCACACCGAGGCTCAGATAAACACCGGCGTCGTCCGGTTTAAGTTTCTGAAGTTCCTTCAGATCTTTTAAAGCCGCATTGGCGTTTTGTTGGCCGAGATATATGATAGAGCGGTTATTTAGGGACTCAGTTACCTTGAATTTACTATTTATGCATTGTGAAAAATCTTTCAGTGCAGCATCTGCCATACCTTTTCGTGCATAGGCAGATCCCCGGTTGAAGATTACATCCAGGTTGCCCGGTCCGAGTTCAAGTGCATGATTAAAGTCGGTCAGGGCACCATCGAAATCGTTGATATTGAGTTTCAGATAGCCTCTGCTGGCATAAGCCTCTTTGTTATTCAGATCCACGTTAAGCAAATTATCGTAATCAGCAATTGCCCCCTTGAAATCATCCATTGCCGAATTGGCTTCTACACTTTTCAAATAAGCCTCAATATTATCCTTATCGAGTTTCATGGCTTGGCGATAATCGGAAACCGAACCCGCAAAATCAAGGAGAGCAGCTTTTGCCAAACCACGATGATACCATGCCTGTGCATTGGTTGAATCGGATTTAAGCACGGCATTGAAATCGGCTACTGCCAATAAAGGCTTTTGTTGTTTGATTTCGATAAGCCCCCTGTAAAACTTTGCATCGGAAGTAACACTATCCATTTGAAGAGATGCGTTGGCATAATTCAGGGCTTCATCATACCGGTTAAGGTAATAAAGAGATTTTGTCAACCCGTTAAGGGCAGCCGGAGATTTATTCAGAAAGGCTGCTTTTTTGAATTGCTCATAGGCTTTCGCATATTCCTTTTGATCAAAATACGCGGATCCCTTCAATATCATATTGGTTGACAAAGGTTTGCGGATAACCAATCCGCCAAAAACCAGGAGAACGAGAACAGCGATGACTGCAACTATACGGGTATTCTTTTTTGCCATAGTAATTGTGTTTAATGAATCATGCTAATATTATGAAAAAAAATTGAGACTGATCCCACTCATTGAATGATCGTAGAGAATTATTTGTTATTTTTAATGGGGTTAATAATTGAGGGATAATTCAGAGGACTTAACAGAGATTTGCCAACCATTGCCCCTGCAAACAAAGTTTTTTGAGGTAGAAACTTATTCTCAAGATATTTTTTCATGCTTAAAAAAGGAAGATATTTCAGGTCCTCAGGTCTATTCCTATTCAGCCTGCTTGTAATCAACTTCATTATTCTGTCATTGTCATATGTATATTTCAGGACCGAAAAAGCTCAGATTTTAGATAATCTTATGAATCCCGGTGCTGAAATTGTGAAACTGAAAGCCTATATGATTGCCTTTAGCGGATTGATCATACTGGCTTTTAACACTGCTTTTTCATTTTTCTGGTTTAAGCAGCGAAATGAATTATCGGCACTTGAAAAAGATAAGCTTTTGTTAATCGAGCAGTTTGCCATGTTATCGCGGTTTGCCAATGATGCCATTATAGTTTTTACCGAAGATCATACCATAATCCAGGTCAATGATAAAGCCCTTGAACTTTACGGTTTTTCAAGGTCGGATATATTGGGCATGACGGTTGAAATGCTCCGCATTCCTGAAGAAAGAGATGATTTTCCTGCAATGCTGCTAAAGGTGAAAGCAGATAATGGCCTGAGGTTTGAAACCGTTCACATGACTTCTAAAGGAACCGGATTTCCTGTAGAAGTGAGCATGAGGTATATGGAACTTATGGGCAGTAATTGCTTCCAGGCCGTTGTAAGGGACATAACACAACGGAAACAATTCGAAAAGGCCTTGATAGCCAGTGAAGAACGTCTCAAAATGATTACAAATACAGTGCCTCTGATTGTTTGGACTGCAACGGCAGAAGGCTATATTGACTTTGTAAATTCCCGTTTTGAAGAAATTGTTGGTTTTTATCCCATCCGTGAAAATGCTACTATTGATTTTATTCATCCTGACGACAGGGAACGAGTAACTAAATATTGGCAAAGTGCTGTGAATGAAGCAAGACAACACCAGATTCAATTACGGATCCTCACGAAAGAAGGGATTTACAGGTGGTATCTTTGTATGGCAATGCCATCGTGCAACAGTGATGGTAAAATATTAAGGTGGTTCGGAAGCGCCACGGATATTGATGAACTCGAGAACAGGGTGGCGCAGCGCACAGCCGAGATAAAAGAACATGAAAAGGAAATTGTAAAACTGAACCTGAGCCTGCAGGAACATGCGCTGAGCCTTGAAAATGCAAACAAGGAACTTGAAGCATTTATTTATTCCGTATCACACGATTTGCGTGCTCCTCTGCGTGCCATCAACGGTTTTTCTATGATTCTGCTCGATGAGTATAAAAGCAAACTGGATACAGAAGGTCAGAATATGCTTGGTAAAGTATGGAACAATGCCGACCGTATGCGACAGCTTATCGATGATTTGTTGCGTTTTTCCAAAACAGGCCGGCATGCCCTTTCCATAACTTATATTGATATGAATGCCCTGTTCAATTCAATGATCGAGGAAACAAAACAGCTATACCCCGAAAGGCAGATCAAAACATCAATATCTGAAATGCCCGGTGCTTACGGAGATCTTTCATTAATGAAACAGGTGCTTCTCAACCTTCTGTCGAACGCTGTAAAATTTTCAGGGAACAGGGAATGTTCAGAGATCGAAATCAAAGGTTCAAGAAATAATGAAGAAATATGTTATTATATAAAGGATAACGGCACAGGCTTCGATATGAAATATGCAGATGAGCTGTTCGGCGTTTTCCGGCGGCTTAATAATGCCGAAGGATTTGAGGGAACTGGTGTAGGCCTTGCTCTTGTTAAGCGGATAATTGAAAAGCACGGTGGCAAAGTGTGGGCTCAAAGCGAGCAGGGAAACGGGGCCACTTTTAGTTTTTCACTGCCTGATAACCGGTAAATCTCATAATATGGCCGATAAACTTCGTATACTATTTGTTGAAGATCTGGTCACTGATTATGAACTCGCTTTATATGAAATTCAGAAAACAAATCCCGATCTAATCAGTAAAAGGGTTGACAACAAGGATGACTACCTTTCCGCACTGAATGAATTTAAACCCGATCTGATCCTGTCAGATTATGTTATGCCTGAATTCAATGGCATGACAGCCCTGGATATAAAAAAGGAATTTTTTCCCGATATTCCTTTTATAATGCTTACAGGATCAACCAACGAAGAAACCGCTGTACTTTGTATGAAGGCTGGAGCCGATGACTATGTAATTAAAGAACATATCAGGCGATTGCCGCTCTGTGTATCAAGCGCACTTTCAAATGCGCAGGTAAGAAAGGAAATTCGTAAGGCACAGCAGGAGTTGATCCGCAGGGAACTTCTTCTGAGGAATGCTGTCAATAATCTGCCATCTACGTTTACGATTTACGACAACGAAGGGAGAATCGAATACATTAATGAATATGGTCTGACTCTTGCAAATCTTAAACCTCGTGATGCTGTGGGGAAGAAAGAAGAGGAAATATTCCCGCCTGAGGTTACTGAAAGTTATATTGCTGCACTTTATAAAACTTTCGCAAGTCGCGAAACCCAGGTTATTGAAAGTCTGATAAACTATCCTCATGCGTCTCGCTATGTAATCTATTATTTTGTTCCTACGCTTGATGAAAATGGCAAAATATATAAAGTGCTCGGGATAGCATATGATATTACCGAACGAAAAGAAGCTGAAGAAAAGCTCAAAGTGGCCCGAAAAAGAGCCGAAGAATATGATTTACTGAAATCGGCCTTTCTGGCGAATATTTCTCACGAAATCAGGACACCTCTTAATGCCATCATGGGATTCGCCCAGATGATACAGAGAGGTTATTCCGATGATGAACAGTTATCCGGCTACATTGATATTATCCTGCTTAGCAGCAACCAATTGCTTGAAATAATAAAAGAGATGCTCGAGATCTCCCAACTGGTTTCCGGTAAATCAAATATCAACCAAACAACATTTTCAATTACAGGGTTATTGCAGGATTTGTTTCTGAGTTTTCAGGTGCTTGAGGACGCAAAAATCAGGCAGGGCATTCAATTTAATCTCGATATAGCTTCACTCAGGTCAGAGAATGACATGATTGAAACCGACAGGGAAAAATTGTTCCAGATACTTAAAAACCTGTTGAATAATGCCTTTAAATTTACGTTCAACGGATCGGTGACTTTGGGTTGCCAGAAAAACCATCCGGGCATATGGCATTTTTATGTAACCGACACAGGCATTGGCATTGAACCGGATAAGCTGATGTACATTTTTGATATATTCAGGCGGGGCGATGAATCTTTTACGCGTCAGTTCAGCGGAGTAGGTCTTGGTCTCACCATTTGCAAAGAACTTATCACACTTCTGAAAGGTGAAATTTGGGTGGAAAGTAAGCCCGGAAAGGGTTCGGTATTTAATTTCATGCTTCCCGAAAATCTTGGGAAAATAGGAATTTAATGGTATATTTAATGCTATATTACTCAAAATGAAGATCCAGTTTATCACTTGTATTAATAAACCTGACAACATGAAAAAAATAGTTTTCCTTCTGTTTTGCATCATTGCATTTTCAATCATTCAGAGCTGTGTTATTGATTTTCCTGACTCAATTTCGGGGAACGGCAATGTAGTTACACAAACGCGCGATTTATCTGAATTCTCAGCTATAAAGGTTAGCTCAGGAATCGATGTATACCTGACCCAGGGCGAACCTCAACGGGTTGAAGTGGAAGCAGATGAAAACCTGCAGCAATGGATAAAAACCGACGTCAATGGCAACGAGCTCAATATTTATTCGGATAAATCGATTCGGCTGGCACGCACTAAAAAGGTTAAAATAGTATGTAAAACCCTTGAAAAGATTGAAATATCGAGTGCCGGAGATATTACCGGACTTAGCCGGTTTAAAACCGATAAACTGGATATTGACATGACAAGTGCAGGGGACTTGAAATTTGAAGTCGAAGCCGATGAAGTCCGTATCTCAATTTCAAGTGCCGGTAATGCCGATTTAAAAGGTAATACCCGGGTCTTCAATGCTGAACTCAGCAGTGCTGGAGATCTGAATGCATATGAACTGGAAGCCAAAATAGCCGATGTCTCTGTTTCAAGTGCCGGAAGCGCTCGTGTTTTTGTTACCGATGAAGCGAGATTCAGATCGAGTAGTGCCGGAAATATCAGTTATAAAGGCAATCCCAGCATAAAAGAAATCAATACATCGAGCGCCGGATCAGTCAATAAAAAGGATTAAATCCGGTAATCAGTAATCAGTAATCGGTAATCGGTAATCGGTAAACGAACACCGAACACCGAACACCAATACTTACCACAACAGGGGTATGAAGTTTGAAAGGAACTTTATACCTTTATTGCATTATATTATTTCAGTAGATAACTTTTATGGAGAATAAATATGTTCATTTACTTGCTATTGATCATAATCTGGCACCATGGCAGGTAGAGAATACCCTTAAACTGCTTGAATCAAAAGCCACCATTCCGTTCATCAGCAGGTATCGCAAAGAAGCCACCGGAAGTCTTGATGAAGTTCAGATAACTGATATTCGTGATCAATACAACAGGTTTCTCGATATTGATAAAAGGCGGGAATCCATTATCAGCAGCATTGAAGAACAAGGACTCATGACTGATGAGATCAGGAAGAAGCTGGATGCTGCTTTTTCACTTGCCGAACTCGAGGATATTTATCTTCCCTATAAACCTAAAAAGAAGACAAGAGCATCGGTGGCACGTGAAAAAGGTCTTGAGCCGCTGGCCCATAAAATAGTGAAACAGGCTGAAAGAAATCTTTCACTGGCTGCACGCGATTTTATTGGCGAAAAAGTTGCTGATGAAGAAGAAGCGTTGCAGGGCGCCAGGGATATTATAGCTGAATGGGTGAATGAAAATCAGCAATCGAGAGTTCTTGTGAGAAATGCATTTTCACAGGGAGCAGTGATTTCTTCAAAACTGGTGAAAGGTAAAGAGGCAGAGGGTATTAAATACCGTGACTATTTTGATTTTGCTGAACCTCTTGCCAAATGTCCATCGCACCGCTTACTGGCCATGATGAGGGGTGAGGAGGAAGGATTTCTGCGAGTTGGTGTGGAGCCTGAACAGGAGAAGACGATAAGCCGACTGGAGAAACAATATATCAAATCCACCGGTGATTGTGCCGAACAGCTTGCCATCGCCATTAAGGATTCCTATAAAAGATTGCTTGAACCGTCCATTGAAACGGAATTCCGTTCGCTTGCAAAAGAAAAAGCTGATGAACAGGCTATCAAAGTATTCGCTGAAAATCTCAAACAATTGCTTATGGCGCCACCTCTTGGACAGAAAAGAGTACTAGCCATAGATCCCGGATTCCGGACAGGTTGCAAGGTGACGTGCCTGGATGCACAGGGTAACCTTCTCCACAATGAAACGATATATCCCCATCCGCCGGTACAGGAAACATCCATTGCCTCCAAAAAAATAAATACGCTTGTAAATTCTTATAAAATCGAGGCAATTGCCATTGGTAACGGTACAGCCAGTCGCGAAACGGAATCGTTTATCAGGAATATAAAATTTGAGCGTGATCTTAAAGTATTCGTTGTAAGTGAAGCAGGAGCTTCAGTATATTCTGCTTCAAAAACTGCAAGAGATGAATTTCCTGATTATGATGTAACGGTTAGGGGAGCTGTTTCAATCGGTCGCCGGTTGATGGATCCGCTTGCAGAACTCGTGAAGATCGATCCTAAATCAATCGGGGTGGGACAGTACCAGCATGATGTAGACCAGGGACGTTTAAAAGATTCACTTGACCAGGTTGTAGAAAGTTGCGTAAATGCCGTGGGAGTTGACCTGAATACGGCGAGCATGCATCTGCTTACCTATATATCAGGACTCGGACCACAGCTTGCTAAAAATATTGTTGAGTACAGGAAAGAACAGGGAACATTCCATTCGCGTGAAGATCTTAAAAAAGTTCCCAGGATGGGCCCTAAAGCTTTTGAACAGGCGGCAGGATTCCTCAGGATACGTGAGGGAAAAAACCCACTCGACAACAGCGCCGTTCACCCCGAGAGTTATTATATTGTTGAAAAGATGGCGACTGATCTGAGCCATCCGGTTACTGACCTGCTGGCAGACGAAGGCCTGAGAAAGAAAATTGATATAAAAAAATATGTGGATGATAAGGTCGGAATACCAACACTTACAGATATACTGAATGAGCTCGCCAAACCGGGACGGGATCCGAGATCCTCAATAAAGGTTTTTGAATTCTCAGATGAAATACATAGCATTGAAGATGTCAGAATCGGCATGGTTTTGCCGGGCATTGTAACCAATATAACCAATTTCGGAGCTTTTGTCGATATTGGAGTTAAACAGGATGGATTGGTGCATATATCGCAAATGGCAGATAAATTTATTACCAATCCGGCCGAGGTGGTTAAGCTGCACCAGCATGTGAAAGTAAAAGTGCTGGAAGTGGATGTACAAAGAAAACGAATTCAGCTGAGTATGAAGGGAGTGTGACTGATACTGGATGCTTGATACTGGATACTTGATACTGGATACTGGATGCTGGATACTGGATGAAACCAACACCGAACACTGATTTAAGATTTAAGAATATCAAACCCCTAAATCCCTAAACCCCTAAACCCCTAAACCCCTAAAACTGCTAACCCATGCTAGCCTTTCCAGAGATGCTTAAGCCATCCGTAAAAAAAACAATTGCCGGCGAACGGAGTACCGGCAAAAAGATCCTTGAAAAGTTATTTGAATTAATCTCCATCATAGTCAGTATTTATCTTGCTTTAAGCATTGAAGGCTGGTCAGAAAAAAGATCTGAGCATAAAAAGATGCTGTATTATTACAATAACCTTGCAGCGGAAATTGCGCTGGATACTGCATCACTCGACAGTGCACTGATGAATGCCGAAAAGCATCTTCGCGTAACCCGGGTGCAATTAGGAATGTTAAGAAAATACGAACCTTCAATGGATGATTCCTTGCTGTCAATGTATCGTGGATTGGCGTTCAACATGCTTTTCTATACATCGTCAATGCTGTCCTATAACACAATGGTAGTGAGCGGCGACATTAAACTTATAGAGAATATTAAGGTACGGAATAAACTGGCAGAATTAAATGAAGTCTATACCGGGTTAAGGCTTCATGAAGACATGTATCTGAAGTATATTCAGGATGATATAATGAAATCTTTTATGTCGAATTTTGATCTGATCGATCAGAAAATTGTTACGCCGGGTTATTATAAAAGCTTATTCTACCGGAACCTGGTTGCGGGATTTTATGTACAGAATGCCGGCAGGGTGGAGCAGTACCGGTCATCACTCAAGGTGGCAAAGGAAACCCTGGCTCTCATTAAGGAGGAACTTGAGAAAGAGGAGAAATAAGAAAAGGGAAATTGCAACAAAAAACCCCGCTGTTTGCGGGGTTTTTTGTTATCCTAAGTAGGATTTCAATAATTTGCTTCGTGATGTATGCCGTAACCTGCGGATGGCTTTTTCCTTGATCTGACGAACCCTTTCGCGGGTGAGATCAAATTTTTCGCCGATTTCCTCGAGGGTCATTTCCTGAACACCGATACCAAAGAAGAATTTGATAATATCTCTTTCTCTTTCAGTAAGAGTGGCAAGGGCACGGTTAATTTCTTTCATGAGCGATTCACTGATAAGCTTCTTGTCGGCTTTTGGTGAATCGTGATTGATAAGTATATCAAGAAGGCTGTTGTCTTCACCTTCAGCAAAGGGAGCGTCAACTGATACATGACGGCCTGAAACCTTAAGTGTATCAGAAACTTTTTCCTTAGGTAATTCAAGTGCATCAGCAAGTTCTTCGGGGGTAGGAGTCCTTTCATATTCCTGCTCGAATTTCGAAAATGCCTTGTTAATTTTATTAAGAGAGCCGACCTGGTTCAGGGGTAATCTCACAATCCTTGATTGTTCAGCGAGAGCCTGAAGGATTGATTGCCTGATCCACCATACTGCATAAGAGATGAATTTAAAACCTCTTGTCTCATCAAATTTTTCTGCAGCTTTAATAAGTCCTAAATTTCCTTCATTGATCAGGTCAGGTAAACTTAAACCCTGATTCTGGTATTGCTTAGCCACAGAAACAACGAACCGGAGATTTGCCCTGGTGAGTTTTTCGAGAGCACTTTTATCTCCTTTCTTTATCCGTTGCGCCAACTCCACTTCCTCTTCAACTGTGATAAGCTCTTCTTTGCCGATTTCCTGTAAGTATTTATCGAGAGAAGCACTTTCCCTGTTGGTAATTGATTTTGTAATTTTTAGTTGTCTCATTCCCTAGAAAATTTGTGCGAATTTATGTTATTTATTATCAATTTCAATGGTTTTTAAAATATCAAAAAAATTTTTCAAAAAAAAAGGCTTGCGAACTGCAAGCCTTTATAATAATATTTATTCCTAAGCTATCACAGTCCAAATGCGTAATACGCCACCATACCGTTTGGATATACCCCTTCTATGTATACACCACCTTTTAAATTATTTACAAGTTTCTCCAATTCAGCAACTGACTGAATAGGCGTGTTGTTAACCTGCGTGATGATAAAGCCTGGTTTTACACCTTCCTGCTTCAGTTTGCCCTCCTGAAGATCGGTAACTTTAACACCGTTTTTGATGCCAAGTTTCTGCTTTTCCTGGTCAGTGAGATTAACAACCTTTGCTCCAAGTATGGTTTCGAACGTGCCTGCTTTAACGACACTTGTGTCACCCTGAAGATTACGCAATTTCACTTCAAATTGTTTCGTTTTGTCTTTTCTTTTTACCGTTACCGAAATCTTGTCTCCCGGCCTGTGGCGGCTTACAAGCTCCTGTAGTTCTGAAGGACTTTTTACTTTAATACCTTCAATTTCGGTAATCACATCACCAGCTTCAATTCCTGCTTCCTGTGCAGCGCTGTTCTCATTTACGTCGGAAACATATACACCGTTGAGTTCACTTAGATTCTCCTTCTTTGCCAGTTCGGCGCTGATATCCTGGATTTGTACACCCATGATCCCGCGCTGGACGGTTCCGAATTCAATCAGGTCTTTTACAACCTTCTCCACTATGCTGGAAGGAATAGCAAACGAAATACCCACATTTCCACCGGTTGGAGAAAGAATGGCTGTATTGATACCCACCATTTCACCTTTCAGGTTAACAAGTGCACCTCCGCTGTTTCCCCTGTTGACAGACGCATCAGTCTGAATAAATGACTCTATCCTGTAATTGTCTTCAATGATTTGCATGCTCCTTCCCTTGGCACTTACAATACCTGCAGTGACTGTGGATGAAATGTTAAACGGGTTTCCGACGGCAAGAACCCATTCACCGATCCTCAGGTTGTCGGAATTCCCGAAGGTAATAAACGGCAGGCCTTCGGTATCAATTTTCAGCAAAGCCAGGTCGGTTGAATGATCGGTACCCACCACCTTGGCTTCAAATTCTCTTTTGTCATTCAGGGTAACTGTAACCTTTTCAGAGTTTTCAATCACATGGTTATTCGTAACAATGTAACCGTCAGCCGTAATAATTACGCCTGATCCGATACCTGTAACGGGCTCCTGCTCACCCGGGTATTTATCACCGTAGAAAAATTCATAAATCGGGTTCCGGTATTCCACAGTGGACTGTGTTTTGACATTGACAACTGCATTTACAGTTTTCTCAGCGGCAAAAGTAAAGTCAGTAGAACTGTCAATTCCGGCTTTTAAACTTACCATACTCACAGGCTCTCTCTCCTGGATAATCGTTTTTTCCTTATTATCAATAAGGGCCGAGTAACCAAACACTGAAACCAAACCACCGATAATTGCGGCAATTAAAACCAGTAATACTTGTTTGCTTTTCATTTTCAAAATGTTTTATTCTTTATCTTTATTTTTATATCAACTCGACACAAATGAAACAAAAAATATACCTTTTGTTTCGTTTATTCACATCAAAATTATGACATTTGTTACTGCCTGAATCGTGTTTAACAATATTTAACTAACACCATCCCAACAACATATAAATTCTATTAAAAATCTTTAAATATGAAAAGAATACTTTTTGTGTTTTTATTTGCAGGGATATTATCCTCATTTTATGCACAGACTGGCTATACGCCTGCTGAAGAGAATCTTGCAAACCGCAAATGGTTCCAGGACGCCAAATTTGGTATGTTCATTCACTGGGGTGTATACTCGGTTCTTGGCGATGGCGAATGGGTAATGAATACACAACAAATTGATAAAAAAACTTACGAAAAATTGCCGGCCTTTTTTAATCCGATCGACTATAACCCCGCTGAATGGGTGGCCCTTGCCAGACAGGCCGGAATGAAGTATATAGTAATCACAAGCAAGCACCATGATGGATTTGCCATGTTTGATTCAAAGCAAACCGATTGGGATATCATGGACAGAACGCCCTATAAAAAAGATGTTCTGAAAATGCTGGCAGATGAATGTCAGAAGCAGGGTATCCGTCTTTTTTTCTATCATTCGCAACTCGACTGGTACCAGAACGACTATTATCCGCGCGGTAACACCGGCTCAACAGCAGGAAGACCCGAATCCGGTAACTGGAATAATTACCTGAAGTTCATGAATGCCCAATTGACAGAATTACTGACAAACTATGGACAAATTGGCGGAATATGGTTTGACGGATGGTGGGATAAAAAAGATGCCGACTGGCAGCTCGATGAAACTTACAGTCTCATACACCGGCTCCAGCCCGGATGTATGATCGGCAGCAACCATCACCAGGCCCCGAAACCCGGGGAAGATTTCCAGATGTTCGAAAAAGACCTTCCCGGATTTAATACAACCGGTTTCAGCGGCGAATCAAAGGTTGGTTCGTTACCCCTTGAAACCTGCGAAACCATGAACTATTCATGGGGTTTTAACCTGCAGGATAAGAATTTTAAATCTTCACGTGCATTGATTCAGTATCTT
Above is a genomic segment from Bacteroidales bacterium containing:
- a CDS encoding RNA polymerase sigma factor RpoD/SigA, whose product is MRQLKITKSITNRESASLDKYLQEIGKEELITVEEEVELAQRIKKGDKSALEKLTRANLRFVVSVAKQYQNQGLSLPDLINEGNLGLIKAAEKFDETRGFKFISYAVWWIRQSILQALAEQSRIVRLPLNQVGSLNKINKAFSKFEQEYERTPTPEELADALELPKEKVSDTLKVSGRHVSVDAPFAEGEDNSLLDILINHDSPKADKKLISESLMKEINRALATLTERERDIIKFFFGIGVQEMTLEEIGEKFDLTRERVRQIKEKAIRRLRHTSRSKLLKSYLG
- a CDS encoding Do family serine endopeptidase, translated to MKSKQVLLVLIAAIIGGLVSVFGYSALIDNKEKTIIQEREPVSMVSLKAGIDSSTDFTFAAEKTVNAVVNVKTQSTVEYRNPIYEFFYGDKYPGEQEPVTGIGSGVIITADGYIVTNNHVIENSEKVTVTLNDKREFEAKVVGTDHSTDLALLKIDTEGLPFITFGNSDNLRIGEWVLAVGNPFNISSTVTAGIVSAKGRSMQIIEDNYRIESFIQTDASVNRGNSGGALVNLKGEMVGINTAILSPTGGNVGISFAIPSSIVEKVVKDLIEFGTVQRGIMGVQIQDISAELAKKENLSELNGVYVSDVNENSAAQEAGIEAGDVITEIEGIKVKSPSELQELVSRHRPGDKISVTVKRKDKTKQFEVKLRNLQGDTSVVKAGTFETILGAKVVNLTDQEKQKLGIKNGVKVTDLQEGKLKQEGVKPGFIITQVNNTPIQSVAELEKLVNNLKGGVYIEGVYPNGMVAYYAFGL
- a CDS encoding alpha-L-fucosidase; the encoded protein is MKRILFVFLFAGILSSFYAQTGYTPAEENLANRKWFQDAKFGMFIHWGVYSVLGDGEWVMNTQQIDKKTYEKLPAFFNPIDYNPAEWVALARQAGMKYIVITSKHHDGFAMFDSKQTDWDIMDRTPYKKDVLKMLADECQKQGIRLFFYHSQLDWYQNDYYPRGNTGSTAGRPESGNWNNYLKFMNAQLTELLTNYGQIGGIWFDGWWDKKDADWQLDETYSLIHRLQPGCMIGSNHHQAPKPGEDFQMFEKDLPGFNTTGFSGESKVGSLPLETCETMNYSWGFNLQDKNFKSSRALIQYLVRAAGYNSNFLLNVGPMPNGKIQPEFVDTLKKIGNWMNQFGETIYGTRQGPVTPKTWGVTTEKEGRIFVHLLNSEGNTLLIPSIGKIQSVKLFHNQQKVSFIETKLGTIIQIPEGLPSMPDVVFEITLKS
- a CDS encoding DUF6090 family protein; its protein translation is MLAFPEMLKPSVKKTIAGERSTGKKILEKLFELISIIVSIYLALSIEGWSEKRSEHKKMLYYYNNLAAEIALDTASLDSALMNAEKHLRVTRVQLGMLRKYEPSMDDSLLSMYRGLAFNMLFYTSSMLSYNTMVVSGDIKLIENIKVRNKLAELNEVYTGLRLHEDMYLKYIQDDIMKSFMSNFDLIDQKIVTPGYYKSLFYRNLVAGFYVQNAGRVEQYRSSLKVAKETLALIKEELEKEEK